In the genome of Chryseobacterium arthrosphaerae, one region contains:
- a CDS encoding type IX secretion system plug protein — MKTLRILLLSLGGLVYGQNIQSIQLFNPQTNDETPVIKFGEQLVLSFDDLTNRSDIYRYTIKHYDRNWNDDNLFFTEFATGSMNALLDQFQYSFNTLQAYTHYKLTFPNDKIQPKISGNYELIVYKDSADKPLFKRRFYLVEDMATLGLNISRIADAKNPNLNQRVEVKASPKGGDISSNVNSMTLNVMQNNNPNMVIANQKASTVLGNQLLFQQMNLVFPGDNEFYYFDNKNMNMAADMVRATEIKDDVNQTYLHPVWAFPLNYQYQPDVNGAWYYRRNDLGRERDAEREADYSWVHFYLESDPVDKEIYVLGGFNNFTPSKENQMQYDAATKQYVARIFLKQGFYNYVLVTREGNGPLNFGEVNGNFWQTENLYQAFLYYAPFGRNYDGLMGYGEFRTPVSSKR, encoded by the coding sequence ATGAAAACTTTGCGAATACTCTTACTCTCTTTGGGCGGACTGGTTTATGGACAAAATATCCAGAGTATCCAGCTGTTTAACCCACAGACCAATGATGAAACACCGGTCATCAAATTCGGTGAACAACTGGTTTTAAGCTTTGACGATCTTACCAACAGAAGTGATATCTACAGGTACACCATCAAGCATTATGACAGAAACTGGAATGACGATAATCTGTTTTTTACAGAATTTGCAACCGGAAGTATGAATGCGCTTCTGGATCAGTTTCAGTATTCTTTCAATACCCTGCAGGCGTATACCCATTACAAACTTACTTTCCCGAACGATAAGATTCAGCCGAAGATTTCAGGTAACTATGAACTGATTGTCTATAAAGATTCAGCCGATAAACCTCTTTTCAAAAGAAGATTTTATCTGGTAGAAGATATGGCCACTCTGGGATTGAATATCTCCAGGATTGCTGATGCAAAGAATCCCAACCTGAATCAGAGGGTAGAAGTGAAAGCCTCTCCGAAAGGAGGAGATATTTCCTCCAATGTCAACTCTATGACCCTGAATGTCATGCAGAACAATAACCCGAATATGGTGATAGCCAATCAGAAGGCAAGTACTGTTTTGGGAAATCAGCTGCTTTTCCAGCAGATGAACCTGGTATTTCCGGGAGACAATGAATTTTATTATTTCGATAATAAAAACATGAATATGGCCGCAGATATGGTTCGTGCTACTGAAATAAAAGATGATGTCAACCAGACCTATCTGCATCCGGTATGGGCGTTTCCGCTGAATTATCAGTATCAGCCTGATGTAAACGGGGCATGGTATTACAGAAGAAATGATCTGGGAAGAGAAAGGGATGCCGAAAGAGAAGCCGATTACTCATGGGTGCACTTTTATCTGGAATCTGATCCTGTAGATAAAGAGATTTATGTGCTGGGAGGGTTTAACAACTTTACACCAAGCAAAGAAAACCAGATGCAATATGATGCTGCAACCAAGCAATACGTTGCCAGAATATTTCTGAAACAGGGTTTTTATAACTATGTTCTGGTGACCAGAGAAGGGAACGGACCTTTAAATTTCGGGGAAGTTAACGGAAACTTCTGGCAGACGGAAAACCTTTATCAGGCCTTCCTGTATTATGCTCCTTTCGGAAGAAATTATGATGGGCTGATGGGGTATGGAGAATTCAGAACACCTGTTTCCAGTAAACGTTAA